Below is a window of Campylobacter concisus DNA.
TTTTAACCCATTTTCTTTATTTGTTGTGGTGTTAAATTTCGTATAGTTTAAAAATCTCTCTACGATATCCATTTTTTATCCTTTTAGATGACAAAAAATGCAATCGCTACAACAGAGATAAACATACCCAAAAATGTTCTTTTAGCGATTTCAACCGGGCTAACCATAGCAATGCCTGCACAAACAATAGCAGCACCGGCAATCGGAGAAGCCGATCTACCTAAAGCTCCAGCAATAGCTGCTGCCATACCAAGCTTGTCTTGTTCAAAGCCAAGTGCGGCGGCATTTGTTGTGACAGCTTCGTTAAATGCAAATGTAGCAGCATCGCCTGAACCTGTAACTATACCCATGATAAATGGCACAAATGTTCCGCCAAATTTAACGTAACTTTGATCTGTTTTGAGCCATGCAATGACCACATCAACGGCTCCACATGCCTTTAAGCCAGCGACAAAGACACCAGCTGCGATGATGATACCCATAACATCGGCATAAGCGTGGCCCATTCCGTTAAAAAATTCTTTTGTGATCTTTTGCGGATTTGTAAGTGTAGCAAAGATAGCTATGATGGCACCTAGTATCATCGCCTCAGCAACGCCCATCTTTGTCCACGCAAGAAAGCTATAATCTTTTGCTAGGCTTGTTCCGCCAATAACCAAGATAACAAGTGGAACTAGAGGCATAATAGCGTAGATGAAATTTACTTTAAATAGCGACTTCTCTTCGCTAGCAGTACTACTTTCAAGAGTGAAATTTGTATTTTTTTGATAGTCTTTAAGCAGTATCGCAACAACAACTAACGCGATCACTACGATAACAAGAGCAGTAAATGCACTTGGAATTTGCACTTTTATGACATCTTGAACTGTGTAGCCCTCAACCGTCTTTTTAACAAGATCAGCCACATAGACGTTGTGAGCCGATCCTGGGCTTAAAACTCCACCAAATGTCCCTGCAAAAACAGCAGCACCAGCCATAGCTGGGCGGATACCTGAAGCCATTAAAAGCGGTATAAGCGTCGCACCAACAGCGGCGGAGCATCCTGCAGCTGAAGGGATAGCGATATTTATAAAATAAGTTAGCACGGTTGTTGCTGGGATCAATATAAAACCCACATTTTTAAGTGGCTTTGTAAGAAGTGCAACAAGGTGTTTATCGCACATTGTGTATTTCATAACAAATGCAAAACCCATACTCGCACAAATCGCCTTTATAAGCCCTGCTTTAGTCATATAGTCAGTAAAAGCGCTTAGTGCCCCCATCGGTTTTAGTGCGATTATACAAAGCACCAAACCAACACCTATTAGCACCGTTCTTGTCTCTTTTTTTAAGACTAGAAGTGCCACAACAGCTGCGATGCCAAGAATGGCAGCAATTAGTTTAAATGTTTCCATACCTCTCTCCTTGCTTAGATTTTAAATTTAGTTCCAACTTCTATTTTTTCTATCTCTTTTTGATACTCAAATTTTAAAATTTCACTGTGTCCTATAACCTCAGCTTCGCTACCCTCTATGAGCAAAGCCGTACCCTCAGGCAACGCGTAGATAGTATCTTTTGGATTTGCTATTAAAAACTCCTCCAGCCTCTCATCCCTGCTCTCGCCGTTATGACCAGCTAGCTTGCCACTTATAAAGTGCGGATTTATCTGATATGGGAAGATATTTAGACTATCAAATGACTTTGGCATGATAATAGGCATATCATTTGTAGTCATCATCGTCTTGCCAGCGATATTTGCACCAGCTGACCAGCCAAAATATTTTGTGCCGTTTGCCACCGCCTCTTTTATAGGCTCAATCAAATTTAGCTTATAAAGCATATGAAGTAGCATGAAGGTGTTTCCGCCACCAACTGCAATACTTTTTGCATTTTTGATAGCAGAAATTTTATCCTCATAGCGATGGATGGACTTGATATTTTTGCTATTTAAGCACTCTTGCACCTTTTGCTCATACTCGTCATTTGTGCGTCTAACGCCAGCATAAGGGATAAAAAGTATCTCCTCATCCGCGTCACTACCTAAAAATTCCTTAATCCAACCCTCGCAGTGCCTTAGATAGCCAGTATCTTTGTAACTTGAAGCACTAATTAGTAAAGCGTTTTTCATTTTTTTACTCCATTTAGTTTGTAAGCAGATCTTAGATAGACATCAACTCCGGCCACCAAACACTCCTCGTCAAAGTCAAATTTGTAGTTGTGATGGCCTGCTTTTAGGTTTGTTCCTATCATCATATATCCGCTCTTTGCGCCTTTGTCTTGCAAAGCTCTCATAAAGTGAGCAAAGTCTTCACAAGCACCAAAGTCAAGCTCTTTTACGATCTTATCATTATCTATAAATGGACTCTCTTTAGCTGCTTCATAGAAAATTTCTGTTACCTCTTTATCGCTGTCAGCTCCGCTTGTGCCACCAGTCATTACGACTTTACTCTCTACGCCGTAAATTTGGCTAACGCCTTTAACGATATCCATGCATTTTTCATACATAAATTCGTTTAAATTTGTATCCTCGCCTCTTGTTTCGCAAGCTAGATAGCCATTTGGCGCGATGACGTTTCTACCCTCACCCGCTTTTAAAACGCCCACATTTATCCTAGTTACACCCTTTGCATGTCTTGTGATGCCATGCATATTTAAAGCCATTTGTGCTGCGGCTAAAAGAGCATTTGCGCCGTCTTGTGGTGCTCCAGCTGCGTGGGCCGAGCGACCTGTGATATGCACGTCAAATTTAGAAGTTGCAAGTAGCTTGTTTGTTCCACATATGATGCCGCCGTTAGTTTTTGCCTGAAAGCCAATATGTCCGCCAAGTAGATACTCGATCCCCTCAAGCACACCAGCGGCTTCCATAGCCACAGCACCTCTTGTGCCCTCTTCTGCAGTTTGAAATATAAATTTAAATTTGCCATTAAACTCATCTAAATTCTGAGCTATAAGTTTTGCTAGTCCTAAACCGATAGATGCGTGTCCGTCATGTCCGCAAGCGTGCATGATACCAGCTATATCTGCACCAAAGCCCTCTTTACAAGGTCTGTGATCCGCATCCTCGCTCTCCGTCACATCAACGCTATCTATGTCAAATCTAAATGCTGTAAATTTACCAGGCCTTTTTGTATCTATAAAGGCAGTTAGGCCAGTTAGTCCATCTTTCATATAAGGAAGATATTTTGCTTCTTCAGGACTTAGGAGTTTTTTGGCTCTTTCTATTGCTTTTTCGCATTGCTCTTTTGAGCCAAGACCAAGCCTTGCATCGGCTTTAACCACCTTGTCGCCAAGGCTTATTTCATAACCAAGATCACTAAGCCTCTTTGCTAGCACAGCGGTTGTAAAAAATGTAAACCAGCCAGTCTCTGGATGTGAGTGAAAATACCTGCGATCCTTGATCAGCTCATCTTTTAAAGAAAGAGCCAAATTTGCTATCTTATCCATAGATTTCTCCTTATTCATTTGATAGTTTAATTAGTGCATTTGTTAAAATTTGTGTAGCTTTGAAAGCATCATCAAAATTTATAGCTTCTGCTATATTGTGACTGATGCCGCCAACGCAAGGTATAAAAAGCATGCCAACGCTACTTGCAAGTTTTGTTAGATTCATCGCATCGTGTCCAGCTCCGCTTGGCAAAGTAAGCGTTTTTATGCCCAGTTTAGCAGCCTCTTCGCTTAGTAAATTTATAGCATGCTCGCTTAGTTTTACTGGTTCGTCACTGCTTAGTTCTCTTATCTCATAACTAAATTTTAGCTCATCACTTAGCTCTTTTATAAAATTTCTAAGCTCTAAATTTAGCTCTTCTAAGCTTGTCTTATCAATATCTCTTAGATCAACTCCAAGCCTTGCCTCGCCTGGTACAACGTTTAAAACACCTGGCTTTGCATGAGCATAACCAACGGTTGCTACAGCTGTTTTTTTGTTTTTAGCAAATTTATTGGCTGCGATTATGATATGTGAAGCAGCTAGCAGCGCATCACTACGCATATTCATCGGCGTTGCACCGCTGTGATCTGCCTTACCATGAATAATAATTTCAAATCTAATAGGAGCGGCGATACCGCTTACTACACCAACGCTTATGCCACTTCGCTCAAGCACTGGGCCTTGTTCAATGTGAAGTTCTAAATATGAATGAAGTGAGTGTTCTTTTAAAATAGAATCGTTTAAATTTTGTGGGTCAAGTCCAAATTTACTCATCGCTTCAAAGAGCGAAATGCCATCTTCGTCTTTTAATTCATGAAGCCTTTGTAGACCAAGTTTGCCGCTTATTATCTTGCTGCCAATGGTCGCTGTCTTAAACCTACTTGACTCTTCACAGCAAAAATTTATCAGCCAAAGCGGACGCTTTAGTTTAATGCCAGCTTCTTTTATCGAGGTTAGCGCCTCAAGTCCAGCCATAACGCCAAGCGTACCATCATAAAAGCCGCCATTTGGCACACTATCTATGTGAGAGCCCACACAAACTGGCTTCTCGCCTGTCTCACAGCCATCATCATAGATGGCAAAGATGTTGCCAATATTGTCAATTTTAAGTTTAAAGCCATTTTCTTCTATTAAATTTATAAGAAAATTTCTAGCTTCCAAGTCTTCTTTGCTAAATGCAAGTCTTGTTAGCCCTCCACCTTTTAATGCTCCAAATCTGCTTATAGCATTAAAATTCGCCTCAAATCTTTTAAAATTTATCATAATAAATCCTTAAAAATAAAACTAATCTTAAAAACATTTATTACTTTGAACATTTTACATTTAGTTTTATGATTTAAAGCTGAATAAGTGTTAAATTTTGAAATCTAATTTTTTTGTAGTTTGTTGTGTAAGCCTTTAATGATCTCTGAAATTTTTTGCATTATTTCGATTTTATTTGGTTTTTGTGATTTTCTAGTATCTTCGCGAAACTTCTCATAGTATTTTAGCTTTAGCTTTAAAATGGCCTCTTTAAGGCTATCTTCACTAGAAGCTACATTTGAGCTTTCATCAACATAAATTTCTCTAACAAGCACCGCGTTATCTTCAATATTTGGCAATAAAACAGCCTGAAAATAATCTTTATGATGCAAGAAGAATTTCTCCTCAAGCTCGTTTAAAACGATAGTTTCGTAATTTTTATTTGCAAGCATGCTCTTTAAAACGCTAAATTCCAAAATATCAGTTTTATCTTTTTTTTGAGCCATTTGTTTATTTATTGCAGCATTTGTAAAATTTTGATCTTGTCTATTTATATATCTTTGCTCATGAAGACTAAAAGTATTTAGCTCTATTTTGAGTAAATTTGATACCAGTAATTCGTAGCTTTTTGCGATTATTGGCTTTAGAGAATTTGTAAATTCCACTATCTCTTCTAAACATTTTTGCTTTTGCACTGGGCGTGTAATATCATATTTTTTTACAATTTGCTCAATATAAAACTCGCCAAGCTCAGTCCCTGAGCCAAACATCTCTTTTAGCTCGTCGCTTCTACCTGCAAATACCATATCCGCAGGGTCTGCACCATCTTTTATAATTACAACGCTTCCATCTATTTCGTTTTGCACTAAAAGACGAGATGATTTTATAGCGGCATTTATACCAGCCGAGTCACCATCAAAACAAAGTACTATGCTTATCTCTCCTCTTTTTAAAAGTGGCAAGTGATTAGTCGTAAGCGCAGTCCCAAGCACGGCAACGGCGTTTGTAAAGCCAGCAAAGTGCAGCATGATAACGTCCAGATATCCCTCTGTGATGATAATCTGCTTCTTTTCAAAAATACTTTGCCTAGCTAAGTGATAGCCGTAAAGCAGCTTTGACTTGTCAAAAACTATGCTTTGTGGAGAATTTACATATTTTGCAGGATGATCCAAGATCGTTCTGCCACCAAAGCCAACTAGCTTTGCCGTGTGCGCATATATTGGAAATGTGATACGCTCGATAAAACTAGCATAAATTCCCTTCTCGTTTTGCTTTACGATTCCAACTTCAAGCGCCTCTTTTGGCTCGATATTTTCATTTTGTAAAAGCCTAATGGTGCTAGCGCTCTCCCCTGCCCAGCCAAGCTCAAATTTCTCGATCATCGCATCATTTATGCCACGAGAATAGATATATCTCACAGCGGCTTCATGCTTGAAAAATTCGCTCCTATAAAAAGCATTTGCCTTTTCTAAAATATGCTTATTTTCTTTTTGTGTTGGGGCTTTATCGCTTGTGTATTCGAGGCTAAAATTTACAAGGCTAGCTATTCTTTCGATAGCTTCTGGATAGGTTAACTTCTCATAATCCATTACAAATTTGATCGCATCTCCACCGGCCTTGC
It encodes the following:
- a CDS encoding DNA primase, which translates into the protein MIDPKSIEKLKNQIDIVDIIEHYLPVKKMGANYKCVCPFHDDRNPSMSISQSRQIFHCFACKAGGDAIKFVMDYEKLTYPEAIERIASLVNFSLEYTSDKAPTQKENKHILEKANAFYRSEFFKHEAAVRYIYSRGINDAMIEKFELGWAGESASTIRLLQNENIEPKEALEVGIVKQNEKGIYASFIERITFPIYAHTAKLVGFGGRTILDHPAKYVNSPQSIVFDKSKLLYGYHLARQSIFEKKQIIITEGYLDVIMLHFAGFTNAVAVLGTALTTNHLPLLKRGEISIVLCFDGDSAGINAAIKSSRLLVQNEIDGSVVIIKDGADPADMVFAGRSDELKEMFGSGTELGEFYIEQIVKKYDITRPVQKQKCLEEIVEFTNSLKPIIAKSYELLVSNLLKIELNTFSLHEQRYINRQDQNFTNAAINKQMAQKKDKTDILEFSVLKSMLANKNYETIVLNELEEKFFLHHKDYFQAVLLPNIEDNAVLVREIYVDESSNVASSEDSLKEAILKLKLKYYEKFREDTRKSQKPNKIEIMQKISEIIKGLHNKLQKN
- a CDS encoding Zn-dependent hydrolase codes for the protein MINFKRFEANFNAISRFGALKGGGLTRLAFSKEDLEARNFLINLIEENGFKLKIDNIGNIFAIYDDGCETGEKPVCVGSHIDSVPNGGFYDGTLGVMAGLEALTSIKEAGIKLKRPLWLINFCCEESSRFKTATIGSKIISGKLGLQRLHELKDEDGISLFEAMSKFGLDPQNLNDSILKEHSLHSYLELHIEQGPVLERSGISVGVVSGIAAPIRFEIIIHGKADHSGATPMNMRSDALLAASHIIIAANKFAKNKKTAVATVGYAHAKPGVLNVVPGEARLGVDLRDIDKTSLEELNLELRNFIKELSDELKFSYEIRELSSDEPVKLSEHAINLLSEEAAKLGIKTLTLPSGAGHDAMNLTKLASSVGMLFIPCVGGISHNIAEAINFDDAFKATQILTNALIKLSNE
- a CDS encoding C4-dicarboxylate ABC transporter, producing METFKLIAAILGIAAVVALLVLKKETRTVLIGVGLVLCIIALKPMGALSAFTDYMTKAGLIKAICASMGFAFVMKYTMCDKHLVALLTKPLKNVGFILIPATTVLTYFINIAIPSAAGCSAAVGATLIPLLMASGIRPAMAGAAVFAGTFGGVLSPGSAHNVYVADLVKKTVEGYTVQDVIKVQIPSAFTALVIVVIALVVVAILLKDYQKNTNFTLESSTASEEKSLFKVNFIYAIMPLVPLVILVIGGTSLAKDYSFLAWTKMGVAEAMILGAIIAIFATLTNPQKITKEFFNGMGHAYADVMGIIIAAGVFVAGLKACGAVDVVIAWLKTDQSYVKFGGTFVPFIMGIVTGSGDAATFAFNEAVTTNAAALGFEQDKLGMAAAIAGALGRSASPIAGAAIVCAGIAMVSPVEIAKRTFLGMFISVVAIAFFVI
- a CDS encoding dipeptidase E is translated as MKNALLISASSYKDTGYLRHCEGWIKEFLGSDADEEILFIPYAGVRRTNDEYEQKVQECLNSKNIKSIHRYEDKISAIKNAKSIAVGGGNTFMLLHMLYKLNLIEPIKEAVANGTKYFGWSAGANIAGKTMMTTNDMPIIMPKSFDSLNIFPYQINPHFISGKLAGHNGESRDERLEEFLIANPKDTIYALPEGTALLIEGSEAEVIGHSEILKFEYQKEIEKIEVGTKFKI
- a CDS encoding peptidase M20; this encodes MDKIANLALSLKDELIKDRRYFHSHPETGWFTFFTTAVLAKRLSDLGYEISLGDKVVKADARLGLGSKEQCEKAIERAKKLLSPEEAKYLPYMKDGLTGLTAFIDTKRPGKFTAFRFDIDSVDVTESEDADHRPCKEGFGADIAGIMHACGHDGHASIGLGLAKLIAQNLDEFNGKFKFIFQTAEEGTRGAVAMEAAGVLEGIEYLLGGHIGFQAKTNGGIICGTNKLLATSKFDVHITGRSAHAAGAPQDGANALLAAAQMALNMHGITRHAKGVTRINVGVLKAGEGRNVIAPNGYLACETRGEDTNLNEFMYEKCMDIVKGVSQIYGVESKVVMTGGTSGADSDKEVTEIFYEAAKESPFIDNDKIVKELDFGACEDFAHFMRALQDKGAKSGYMMIGTNLKAGHHNYKFDFDEECLVAGVDVYLRSAYKLNGVKK